From one Leptidea sinapis chromosome 22, ilLepSina1.1, whole genome shotgun sequence genomic stretch:
- the LOC126970829 gene encoding beta-1,4-glucuronyltransferase 1-like isoform X2 has translation MSRCLRIFRAYSIKITRRNSTVFLILSFLLILFSILRLYKYNHSVHPNTLPHNNYDEYRPGDFLKGHQPLLNSSYFCKFNYGLPQMLDWGTFPIYTSPGEGIDGPYRVIYNAVKGTAYLNYSKYNAVTYATQATTEFIYHIVEIARYWEGPVSLAVYVPNYDMDTAMQQIKQLCRCYQSMNKVSIHLFYPKRHRPKIQNRKTEMPTEVSLLNINISQSQSLDSKIQKYRSLNKENRGKYVEWVIKNKIKRLIAKLPRKDKYAPILDFPDCAGPEEFNIPTFRREHSMTYPINVGRNVARNASSTNYFLVSDIEMVPSEGLATKFLRMLRKLMGDRRRDKGDIFAKTVFVVPLFEVAKGEAIPRDKDTLVKLVSSNRAFYFHQRQCPHCQRFPGLQTWLFRTPRDVLEPMLISRREYPYHRWEPLYFGTQQEPWYDEKLSWEGRQEKMTQDHLATTYLCATAPVHEHDTCINHCLPRP, from the exons ATGTCCCGATGCCTAAGAATATTCAGAGCTtactcaattaaaataacacgaCGTAATTCCACAGTATTTCTAATACTTTCGTTTCTGCTAATACTTTTTTCAATTCTCCGACTCTACAAATACAATCATTCCGTACATCCAAATACTTTGCCACATAATAACTATGATGAATATAGACCAGGAGATTTCTTAAAAGGACATCAGCCATTGCTTAATAGCAGTTATTTCTGTAAGTTCAACTATGGCCTACCTCAAATGCTGGATTGGGGAACATTTCCTATATACACATCTCCAGGAGAAGGAATCGATGGACCATATCGAGTTATATACAACGCTGTCAAAGGCACTGCTTATCTTAACTATAGTAAATACAACGCGGTGACATATGCCACACAAGCCACTACAGAATTTATTTACCACATAGTTGAAATAGCAAGATATTGGGAGGGGCCAGTTAGCTTAGCAGTTTATGTTCCTAATTATGATATGGATACTGCAATGCagcaaataaaacaattatgtaGATGCTATCAAAGTATGAATAAAGTTTCTATACACTTATTCTATCCCAAGCGACATCGACCTAAAATTCAGAATCGTAAAACAGAGATGCCAACAGAGGTTTCActgcttaatattaatatatctcAAAGTCAATCACTAGATagcaaaatacaaaaatatcggAGTCTTAACAAGGAGAATAGAGGAAAATACGTCGAATGGGTAATCAAGAACAAGATAAAACGGTTGATTGCGAAATTGCCCAGAAAGGACAAATATGCTCCAATATTAGATTTTCCCGATTGTGCCGGTCCAGAAGAGTTTAATATACCCACGTTTCGACGAGAACATAGCATGACATATCCAATAAATGTTGGGAGGAATGTTGCTAGGAATGCGTCGAGTACAAACTATTTTCTTGTGTCTGATATAGAAATGGTGCCTAGCGAAGGATTAGCGACGAAATTCCTCAGAATGTTGAGAAAACTTATGGGCGATCGGAGGCGAGATAAAGGCGATATATTTGCAAAGACGGTCTTTGTAGTGCCGTTATTTGAGGTAGCAAAAGGGGAGGCAATCCCTCGAGACAAAGACAC GTTGGTGAAGTTGGTATCATCGAATCGAGCCTTCTACTTCCATCAGAGACAATGTCCTCATTGCCAACGGTTTCCTGGACTTCAGACGTGGCTGTTTCGTACACCACGGGACGTATTAGAG cCAATGTTGATATCACGAAGAGAGTATCCATACCACAGATGGGAGCCATTGTATTTCGGTACACAACAGGAGCCGTGGTACGACGAGAAGTTGTCCTGGGAAGGACGTCAGGAGAAGATGACTcag gatcatcttGCCACCACATACTTGTGCGCTActgcgcccgttcacgagcatgacaccTGTATCAACCATTGCCTCCCTCGACCGTAA
- the LOC126970829 gene encoding beta-1,4-glucuronyltransferase 1-like isoform X3: MSRCLRIFRAYSIKITRRNSTVFLILSFLLILFSILRLYKYNHSVHPNTLPHNNYDEYRPGDFLKGHQPLLNSSYFCKFNYGLPQMLDWGTFPIYTSPGEGIDGPYRVIYNAVKGTAYLNYSKYNAVTYATQATTEFIYHIVEIARYWEGPVSLAVYVPNYDMDTAMQQIKQLCRCYQSMNKVSIHLFYPKRHRPKIQNRKTEMPTEVSLLNINISQSQSLDSKIQKYRSLNKENRGKYVEWVIKNKIKRLIAKLPRKDKYAPILDFPDCAGPEEFNIPTFRREHSMTYPINVGRNVARNASSTNYFLVSDIEMVPSEGLATKFLRMLRKLMGDRRRDKGDIFAKTVFVVPLFEVAKGEAIPRDKDTLVKLVSSNRAFYFHQRQCPHCQRFPGLQTWLFRTPRDVLELLW; this comes from the exons ATGTCCCGATGCCTAAGAATATTCAGAGCTtactcaattaaaataacacgaCGTAATTCCACAGTATTTCTAATACTTTCGTTTCTGCTAATACTTTTTTCAATTCTCCGACTCTACAAATACAATCATTCCGTACATCCAAATACTTTGCCACATAATAACTATGATGAATATAGACCAGGAGATTTCTTAAAAGGACATCAGCCATTGCTTAATAGCAGTTATTTCTGTAAGTTCAACTATGGCCTACCTCAAATGCTGGATTGGGGAACATTTCCTATATACACATCTCCAGGAGAAGGAATCGATGGACCATATCGAGTTATATACAACGCTGTCAAAGGCACTGCTTATCTTAACTATAGTAAATACAACGCGGTGACATATGCCACACAAGCCACTACAGAATTTATTTACCACATAGTTGAAATAGCAAGATATTGGGAGGGGCCAGTTAGCTTAGCAGTTTATGTTCCTAATTATGATATGGATACTGCAATGCagcaaataaaacaattatgtaGATGCTATCAAAGTATGAATAAAGTTTCTATACACTTATTCTATCCCAAGCGACATCGACCTAAAATTCAGAATCGTAAAACAGAGATGCCAACAGAGGTTTCActgcttaatattaatatatctcAAAGTCAATCACTAGATagcaaaatacaaaaatatcggAGTCTTAACAAGGAGAATAGAGGAAAATACGTCGAATGGGTAATCAAGAACAAGATAAAACGGTTGATTGCGAAATTGCCCAGAAAGGACAAATATGCTCCAATATTAGATTTTCCCGATTGTGCCGGTCCAGAAGAGTTTAATATACCCACGTTTCGACGAGAACATAGCATGACATATCCAATAAATGTTGGGAGGAATGTTGCTAGGAATGCGTCGAGTACAAACTATTTTCTTGTGTCTGATATAGAAATGGTGCCTAGCGAAGGATTAGCGACGAAATTCCTCAGAATGTTGAGAAAACTTATGGGCGATCGGAGGCGAGATAAAGGCGATATATTTGCAAAGACGGTCTTTGTAGTGCCGTTATTTGAGGTAGCAAAAGGGGAGGCAATCCCTCGAGACAAAGACAC GTTGGTGAAGTTGGTATCATCGAATCGAGCCTTCTACTTCCATCAGAGACAATGTCCTCATTGCCAACGGTTTCCTGGACTTCAGACGTGGCTGTTTCGTACACCACGGGACGTATTAGAG ttactatggtag